The Candidatus Zixiibacteriota bacterium genome includes the window CCACCGACTGGGGAACATGTGCCAGCAGCAGGGTTGTTCGACTTCGTCGAACCGCGATCAGAGATCACGGCCACGCAATCTTGGCAGTGCTATTTAGAATGAATATACCAGCCCGATTGTGAAAGTCTTGTTGTTCTGTCCCGATGTTCCGAGTGTCATTGAGATGCGATGCGCGTCGCGCTCGATCTCGGCATTGTGCCGTCTGATCAGAATTCGCGTCGCCATGATATCTGCGATCCATGTACCACCGATGACCAAAACTCCAGCTACAACCAGCCAGCCTCCCTCGGTTTCGTGTCGGGTACTCATATATGTCACATCGTTGTTCGTGCTGATTGCCATGCCCACAATGGCGAATCCAATTCCGACGGCTTCTGTTGCGAGAAGTGCGCATCCCGTCTTCGGTGATTGCGCATAGAAGCATCCGGCACCGTGAAACGCAGCGCCGCAAAAGACCGAGTAGAATGCTCCCTCCCAGCAGGACCGCTTTTCAAACACCGTAGTCGAACGCCCGGTGTTGTCGGATGTAGAGACAGGCTGGTCCGCTTCGGCGCAGGACTCTGCCATAGGCAGTAAGAAGGCCAGCACGAGAATAAGCAGATATTTCCTCACTATCACAACCTCCAATCCCCGTTTTGAATCGATCACGACTGATCAGCGCACGATACACAATACATCTATTACGACGCATGGACAAGGCATATGTTGAGTTCTGCTGGCCACAAGCCCGCATCCCAGTTGACATTCTTACACAAATTGTCGATAATTGCGTGCACTCGAAATGCTCTCGGTTGTTGTTAGCGGTGAAGGTTCATACAGCAACCATGCGGAGGATATATGCTGACTCTCGACAATAGCTTTATGCTGCTCGTAGATATGCAGGGCAAGCTGGCCGGCTTGATGCACAAGCGCAAAGACCTCGTGGAGTCGCTCACCAAACTGATTCAGGGCGTGCGAATTCTCGAATTGCCAATCGTCTGGATGGAGCAGTATCCAAAAGGTCTCGGCGAGACAATCCCTGAAATCAAATCGCTTCTCGACGGTCTGACGCCACACGCGAAAACCAGCTTCGGATGCGGCGGCGATGAGAATATCATGAACGCAATCCGTGGGCTGAACCGCAAGCAGGCAATAGTGGCCGGAATCGAAACCCATGTCTGCGTCTACCAGAGCTGTAAGCAGCTTCTCGAAGAGGGCTTCGGTGTCACACTCGTCACCGATTGTACGTCATCGCGCACGAAATTCAACCGCAGAATGGGAATAAGCGCTCTCTCTGATGCGGGCGTCATGCTTTCGACTGTCGAGATGACACTTTTTGAGCTTCTGCACAAGGCGGAAGGGGATAAATTCAAACAGATATCGCAGCTCGTGAAATAGAGGCAGGTCTCTGATAACGTACCACAAACACATAACGCGGGATCGTTTATATGTTGCTTTGTATCGATATCGGTAACACAGATGTCGTCATGGGACTGTTCGATAACGACAAACTGATCGCGCAGGGACGGTTTGCGACATCGAATCTGCGAACTTCCGACGAGTGCGGCATTCAGGCGCACCATCTCGTGCAGCGTCACCACCCGCATGGCAATATCGAGGTTGATGGCGTGATCATATCGTCGGTAGTGCCGTTTCTTACGCCGCGCATGGCCGAAATGAGCCGCACGTATCTCAAGAGAGACCCGATCATATTGTCATCCGATCTTGATATCGGTCTCGACATCAAAGTGCAGAATCCTCACGAAGTCGGCGCCGACAGGCTCGCGAATGCAGTCGCAGCGATCAATGCATACAATACCGACTTACTGATAATCGATCTCGGCACTGCGACAACTTTCGATGTTGTGACGAAAGAAGGAGAGTATGTCGGCGGTGCGATAGCTCCGGGACTGGAGTCGGCTTCATCGGGGCTCGTAAAGAAGGCGGCACAGCTCTTCTCAGTCGAGATCGCACCCCCTAAGCATGCCATCGGTACGACAACCGAAGAGAGCATGAAATCGGGGATTTTTCTCGGGCAGGTTGAGATGATGAATGGGATGATTATCCGCATGGAAGCTGAGTTTCAGGCGGAATTCACGATCATCATTACCGGCGGGTACGGGAAGATTTTCGCCGAGCATCTCGACCGCGACGCCATCTATGATCCTGATTTGACGCTGCAAGGTCTGCGCATTATCTACAATTCGCTGGCATAGCTGAAGTGTCGAAACCACGCTCTGCGCCGCAATAAGTCCCCATCTGCGGATTCGCTGAAACACCTCTGCTGACGTTATTGTGAGCGAAGCGTGGCAATCTCCACAGTTCTCACATGTGCAAGCAGAGGCTACGCCTCTGCGCTTCATCTTGCAGCACACACAGGAGCACAGCTCCTGTGTGCACTTAAAGGATACACCCTTTGCCTTTTACACACTCTTAAAGATATTACCACACCGGCATTGGAGGGCGTAAACTTCTTGACCGATTGCACAGAGAAGAGTAGATTATTATTGTTATTGGCGCTTAGTGAAGTAGTGAAGTAGGTCCAAACCCCTGCGGTTTTGACAACTTCTTGTTACATTGTCTACTTGTCCAGATTACGACGAGACGCCCAGTCGGTTACGTTGAAACCCTTACAGCTTCGACTCCCATCATTCGAGGCGTCAGGATAGCGAAGATCCTGACCTAGATCACCTGTCACAGTTTGCTGTTGCGCGCATTGATGCAAAAAGCGTTCTTATGTGATCATGCATCAAACAACCACGGGCAGTTAAGTGACAGAGCTACTGATTCTAAAGGATCTGGTTATTATTCTGGGCTTGTCGGTAGCAAGCCTGCTCGTGTGCCACCGTTTGCGCCTTCCACCTCTGATCGGTTTTCTGGCGGCAGGCATTGTGGTAGGACCGTATGGCCTTGGTCTAATCCGCTCCGTGCACGATGTGGAGGTGCTCGCCGAGATAGGAATCGTATTTCTTCTCTTCACAATAGGCATTGAATTCTCCCTTAGGGATCTTCTCCGAAGCAAGCGAGCAGTCTTGTTAGGCGGCGGACTGCAGGTGGCTGCAACGATATTAGTAGTGTTTCTACTGATCAGTCAATTCGGTAGATCGCAGAGTGAAGCATTATTCGTAGGTTTCCTCGTAGCGCTGAGCAGTACAGCTATCGTGCTTCGAGCTCTTCAGGACCGAGGAGAGATACACAGCGCTCATGGGCGAATCATACTCTCAATTCTCATTTTTCAGGATATCGCCATAGCTCCGATGATTATAATAGTGCCGCTATTGTCGGGAGAGGCCGACAGCGCAGCCGGACCGCTTGCCATGCTCACACTGAAGGCTCTTACAGTTGTCGTGATGGTGATCATACTGGCGCACCATGTGGTTCCGCGCATACTCGAACAGGTAGTCCGAACGAGGAGTCGCGAGCTTTTCTTATTGAGTGCGATTCTCATCTGCGTCGCTATTGCGTGGGGAACGAGTGAGTTGGATCTGTCACTCGGACTTGGAGCCTTTCTGGCAGGGCTGATGATCTCCGAATCTGAGTACAGCCATCAGGTGCTTGATGGAATAGTGCCGTTTAAGATGGTCTTCACCGGATTCTTCTTTGTTTCTGTGGGAATGCTTCTGAACATTTCGTTCGTAGTCTCGCAGCCAGTGCTCGTAATCTGTATCTCTTTGGGTGTTATGATCGTCAAGGCGATGGTTGCAGGGGGAGTCGCGCTATCTCTCGGTATGTCGTCCCGCTCCGCGATTATCGTCGCGCTCGCCCTCAGTCAGGTTGGTGAATTCTCCTTCATTCTTTCCAGAGTAGGGGTGTCCTTTGGTCTTCTCGACCAGGAAACTTACCAATTGTTTTTGGCTGTTTCCATCACGAGCATGGCCGTTACGCCTTTTATGATTAACCTGGCTCCTCATCTTGCTGACCGTGTGTCACAGATGCCCCTGATGCGCTTGTTTCAGGGCGGTGCATATCGCAAGCTCTCTGAAGCAGACCCCAGCCACAAAGCTCTGAAGGACCACCTTCTCGTTATCGGATTCGGCATCAATGGAAGAAACATCGCACATGCCGCCCGCAGCGCCAGGATTCCATATTCTGTCATTGAAATGAATCCTGATACAGTTAAATCGATGCGCAGTAGCGGTGAACCGATATTCTACGGAGACGCGACGAGTCATAGCGTGCTTGAGAACGTCTCTGCGTCCACCGCGCGTGTGGCGGTGATTGCGATTTCAGATCCGGTTGCTACACGGAGTATAACGCAAATTCTGCATCGGATTAATCCAAGTGCACACATCATTGTCAGAACACGGTTCGTGAAGGAAGTGCAGCCTCTTATGGATCTCGGAGCGGCTGAAGTAATTCCCGAAGAATTCGAAACGTCCATAGAGATCTTCGTACGAGTTCTGATGAAGTACATGGTGCCGCGTGAGGATATCGACAGGTTCATCGGCGAAATCAGATCGCAAAGCTACCAGATGCTCCGTGGACTATCTCAGAGATCGTCGAGGTTAGCCGATCTACAGCTTCATTTTCCGCAAATTGAAATAAGCGCAATCAGGCTTGGCGCGAATTGTCCGCATATCGGTCAATCTCTTGCCGGTGCTGAACTAAGATCCCGCTACGGCATCACTGTTTTGGCAATCATGAGAGAAGACAAGCTTCTTGTCCACCCGGATGGTTCTGATCTGCTCACAGAAAGCGATATCCTCTATGTAATTGGATCAGCCGATCAGTGTTCGACAGCCAACAGACTGCTGAGTGCAGGCGAATCTCAGTAGTCAGGATCCCTGCCTGCTGCGAGCGAAGCGAAGCGCAGGTCCGAACGAAAGTGAGGAGATCCTGACAACCCGCCTTAATTGCTTTTGTAGGCAGCTTGTCGGTCTAATCGCCTTGCTAACTCGCTTGTATACTGCATTCCCACAGTCGACGAATGCTCTTTGATCCAGTCGGTAAGTTTTGTTGAACCGGTTGGAGGTGTGTCTACATGCAACAGATCTGCCATGAGCCCTTCGATTTCCTCACGAGTGATCGTGACATCTCCTTTGAACATGCTGAGAATCCGACCGGTCAGATAACCGAGTGTAGGAGGAATGGATATGATTCTTCGGTTGACACCGATCAACCGGCCAACAGTCTCTACAAGTTCCCGGTAGGTGAAGTTCTCCGGTCCGATTGCATTGACTATGGAGTTTTCATTCCTTGCGCCCCAATCCACTGCGAGCTCAGCAAGGTCTTGCACGTAGATCGGTTGAAGCCTGTAACCGCCATCCCCGAAAACTCCAAAGAGAGGGAATTTGCGCAGCATCCAGGCAATGTTGTTGATCAGGATGTCTTCCCGTCCGAACACCACAGTTGGCCGCAGAATCGCATACGACAGACCTCTTTCGATCAACGCCTTTTCGAGTTTAGCTTTACCGCTGAAATATTCGAGTGGCGATTCCTCAGATGGGTTTGTGATACTGACGTGGACGATGCGCCTGACGCCGGCCTTGAGAGCTGCCTCGAACAACACAAGCGTGTTCTCCACTGCGTCGCAGTGTTTGAATAGGCGATGATTGAATCGGACCCAGTAGGTATTATAGAGCACTTCGACATTGCGGAGCGAATTCGCAAGTTCATCCGGCTCGTCGAAGTCGAATGGAAAAGCCTTGACTCGACCGGCAAATTCATTGGATCGGTCCGCAGAATTTGTGAGTGTTATGACTGAATACCCCTTGTCGAGGAGTTCGTTCGCGATGTACTTACCCGTGTAACCGAAAGCACCGGTGACTGCATGTATACTTGCTGATGTCATTCTTCTCTCTTGCTCTGAAGGACTTTTGTACGCAATCAAGTTGCTGCTCTCAATACTGTCAAATGCAACACCTCGCGTCAACAAGAAACCGCGACGGCAATAAGGTTGTCAAGAGGACAAGCCTTTCGAACTACTAACTATGCCATCACTTCTCCGATTCTGTGCGTTTGCCGAAGGTGACATAGAGTGCCGGGAGAATTATCAGCGTCAGTGCGGTCGAGGTTAGGATTCCGCCCACAACAACAGTCGCTAACGGCCGCTGAACTTCCGCTCCAACTCCGGTCGAAATTGCCATCGGTACAAACCCGAGCGCTGCCACTAATGCTGTCATAAATACCGGACGGAGCCGCGTCAATGCCGCCTCACGCACTGCGTTCGTTGTTTCGATGCCTTCTGAACGGAGTCGCTTGATTGTCGAAACCAGCACGAGACCATTGAGCACTGCGATTCCCGAAAGCGCAATGAATCCAACTCCCGCAGAGATCGAAAACGGCATTCCGCGCAACGCGAGTACCACTACACCACCCAACGCCGCCATCGGTACGCCGGAAAATATCAACAGCGCATCGAGTGCAGATTTGTATGTCCAAAACAGAAGACCGAAAATCAACAGAAGAGATATCGGAACAACTAACATCAGTCGCGTTCTCGCCCGTTCCAGATTCTCAAACTGTCCCCCCAACCGGACGAAATACCCGTTTGGAAGATCGATCTCGGCCCCGATACGTTCGCGCAGTTCAGATACAAACGATCCCATGTCTCGTCCGCGCACGTTACACTGAACAACGATCCGTCGCTTGCTCCATTCGCGTGTGATCGAACCGGGAGCATCACCGAGCGTGGCTTTGGTAACACGATCCAGCCCGACAATACTGTTGTTCTTCGAGCGCAGGAATATCTGGCTGATATCCTCCGGTCCGGCGAATCTGCTCGTATCGGTCTGAACTACCAGATCAAATCGCCGTTGCCCTTCGAACACATCACCGACGACCACTCCCCCAATGCTCTCGATCGCGGTGAGAACCTCCGCAGCGGTCAAACCGAATTTCGCCAATCTTTGACGATCCAC containing:
- a CDS encoding hydrolase translates to MLTLDNSFMLLVDMQGKLAGLMHKRKDLVESLTKLIQGVRILELPIVWMEQYPKGLGETIPEIKSLLDGLTPHAKTSFGCGGDENIMNAIRGLNRKQAIVAGIETHVCVYQSCKQLLEEGFGVTLVTDCTSSRTKFNRRMGISALSDAGVMLSTVEMTLFELLHKAEGDKFKQISQLVK
- a CDS encoding type III pantothenate kinase — its product is MLLCIDIGNTDVVMGLFDNDKLIAQGRFATSNLRTSDECGIQAHHLVQRHHPHGNIEVDGVIISSVVPFLTPRMAEMSRTYLKRDPIILSSDLDIGLDIKVQNPHEVGADRLANAVAAINAYNTDLLIIDLGTATTFDVVTKEGEYVGGAIAPGLESASSGLVKKAAQLFSVEIAPPKHAIGTTTEESMKSGIFLGQVEMMNGMIIRMEAEFQAEFTIIITGGYGKIFAEHLDRDAIYDPDLTLQGLRIIYNSLA
- a CDS encoding cation:proton antiporter, translating into MTELLILKDLVIILGLSVASLLVCHRLRLPPLIGFLAAGIVVGPYGLGLIRSVHDVEVLAEIGIVFLLFTIGIEFSLRDLLRSKRAVLLGGGLQVAATILVVFLLISQFGRSQSEALFVGFLVALSSTAIVLRALQDRGEIHSAHGRIILSILIFQDIAIAPMIIIVPLLSGEADSAAGPLAMLTLKALTVVVMVIILAHHVVPRILEQVVRTRSRELFLLSAILICVAIAWGTSELDLSLGLGAFLAGLMISESEYSHQVLDGIVPFKMVFTGFFFVSVGMLLNISFVVSQPVLVICISLGVMIVKAMVAGGVALSLGMSSRSAIIVALALSQVGEFSFILSRVGVSFGLLDQETYQLFLAVSITSMAVTPFMINLAPHLADRVSQMPLMRLFQGGAYRKLSEADPSHKALKDHLLVIGFGINGRNIAHAARSARIPYSVIEMNPDTVKSMRSSGEPIFYGDATSHSVLENVSASTARVAVIAISDPVATRSITQILHRINPSAHIIVRTRFVKEVQPLMDLGAAEVIPEEFETSIEIFVRVLMKYMVPREDIDRFIGEIRSQSYQMLRGLSQRSSRLADLQLHFPQIEISAIRLGANCPHIGQSLAGAELRSRYGITVLAIMREDKLLVHPDGSDLLTESDILYVIGSADQCSTANRLLSAGESQ
- a CDS encoding NAD(P)H-binding protein yields the protein MTSASIHAVTGAFGYTGKYIANELLDKGYSVITLTNSADRSNEFAGRVKAFPFDFDEPDELANSLRNVEVLYNTYWVRFNHRLFKHCDAVENTLVLFEAALKAGVRRIVHVSITNPSEESPLEYFSGKAKLEKALIERGLSYAILRPTVVFGREDILINNIAWMLRKFPLFGVFGDGGYRLQPIYVQDLAELAVDWGARNENSIVNAIGPENFTYRELVETVGRLIGVNRRIISIPPTLGYLTGRILSMFKGDVTITREEIEGLMADLLHVDTPPTGSTKLTDWIKEHSSTVGMQYTSELARRLDRQAAYKSN